One window from the genome of Malus domestica chromosome 01, GDT2T_hap1 encodes:
- the LOC103426334 gene encoding homeobox-leucine zipper protein ATHB-12-like — MLDKIEYSSPSAEDHETFSCMSTLGAATTRRKNNKNNKRFSDEQIRSLESIFKSESRLEPRKKMQLAKELGLQPRQVAIWFQNKRARWKSKQLERDYSKLRANYNNLASKFEALKKEKQALVVQVQKLNNLMMKRRENCGEDVVMSNGIDGESDNGDAPISESDKVKLDFSVEKSEQGGLGVLSDDDSRIKVEYFGLEDEPNLANLVESADGSLTSTEDWGKLNSYGLFDVTSGDYQWWDFWS, encoded by the exons ATGCTCGATAAAATCGAATATTCGAGTCCCTCGGCAGAAGATCATGAGACTTTCAGCTGCATGAGCACACTGGGAGCTGCCACTACAAGGAGGAAGAACAACAAGAACAACAAGAGGTTCAGTGATGAGCAGATTAGGTCATTGGAGTCCATCTTTAAGTCTGAGTCGAGGCTTGAGCCGAGGAAGAAGATGCAGTTGGCCAAAGAGCTAGGGTTGCAACCGAGGCAGGTTGCTATTTGGTTTCAGAACAAGAGAGCTAGATGGAAGTCCAAGCAGCTCGAGAGAGACTACAGCAAATTGAGAGCCAATTACAACAACTTGGCATCAAAGTTTGAAgctttgaagaaagaaaagcagGCCCTGGTTGTTCAG GTGCAGAAGCTGAATAATCTGATGATGAAGCGAAGGGAGAATTGTGGGGAGGATGTAGTTATGAGCAATGGCATTGACGGTGAGTCAGATAACGGAGATGCCCCCATTTCTGAATCTGACAAGGTGAAGCTTGATTTTTCAGTGGAAAAATCAGAGCAAGGAGGACTTGGGGTGCTGTCAGATGACGACAGCCGCATAAAAGTAGAGTACTTTGGACTGGAAGATGAACCAAACCTTGCGAACTTAGTGGAGTCTGCAGACGGTTCCTTGACATCAACTGAGGATTGGGGGAAATTGAATTCTTATGGTCTTTTTGATGTTACTAGTGGTGATTATCAGTGGTGGGACTTCTGGTCTTGA